The stretch of DNA CCCTGCTTCGGGGGGAGCAGTCGCGCTAAACCCCGCAACAGCGTTGATTTTCCTGAGCCATTCGCCCCTACTAAAATCGTAATTTTTTCAGCAGGAATCGCCAGATTAAACTGCTCGACAATTGTCTTCTTGCCGTAATTTAAGGTGAGTTGCTTCGCGCTCAGTTGACTCATGGTTTAACGTTGTTTGATCAATAAATAGAGAAAATAGGGGGCACCAAGGATCGCGGTAATAATGCCACAGGGCAATTCCAAGGGCGCAAATAAAACGCGACCAATCAAGTCCGCCACCACCACCAAGCAGCCGCCCATCAAAGCCGCAGTCGGCAATAATCCTTGGTGAACATTGCCGACCCACTGGCGCGCAATGTGGGGCGCAACTAAACCGACAAACCCAATGGCCCCCGCCGTTGCCACCGATGCCCCAGCCAAGGCCGTACTGACCAAGATTAATAATCCCCGTCGCACCTCGATGGAAACCCCTAAACCTTGGGCGAGGTCATCACCGAGATGAAAGCCGTTTAATTCTTTACTCATGAGCCAAGCCACACTACTGCCAATCACGATCCACGGCACGAGGGCGATCGCCTGCTCCCAACTGCGCCCATAGACACTGCCCGCCAGCCACACCAACGCCTGGGAAACTTGATTGATGTTGCCGAAGGTGACGAGTAAATTGGTCAGGGCCGCCGCAATCAAATTGAAACCAATGCCCACCAAAATGAGTCGCAAGGGTGAACTGCCTCCCTGCCAAGCGATCAGATAAATCAACACCGTCACCGCCAGGGCACCACCAAAGGCCGCGAGGGGTAATACCGCCACAGACACGCCCGGAAAGATCACAATTAAACTCACCGCTGCCAAGGCTGCACCGCTATTGATGCCGATAATGCCCGGTTCCGCTAAGGGATTGCGGGTTAAGCTCTGGATAATTGTCCCGGCGATCGCCAAGCCCACTCCCACCAGCCAGGCCACTAAAATTCGGGGCAAACGCAGGGTCAACAAGACAAAGCTGGCATCACTATCGCCGTTAAAACCCAGTAATGTTTGGAGAATTTCAAGGGGCGGAATAAAAAATTCCCCCACGCCCAAGCTGATGATCATCGCCGCGAGGGTACTTATGAATAAAAAGGCGATCGCCAAGGGCACCCGTCGGTCTAACTGCAACGAAAAGGGTAAGAAATTAGGCCGAAAAGTTAGGGGGGTTTTGCTCATCGTTTCACCTTGGCGCGAATCAGATAAATAAAGAATGGCGCACCAATGAGAGGCATCACCAAACCAACGGGTAACTCCTGGGGCTGAATGAGCAACCGCGCCAGAATATCCGCCCACAGCAGCAAAATTCCGCCCATTGCCGCTGCGTAGGGCAAGATCCAGCGGTATTCCGTCCCCACCAAAAATCGGGTCATGTGCGGCACAATCAGTCCCACAAAGCCAATCGGCCCGGCGATCGCCACACTCCCCCCAGCCAACAGCAGCACACAAACCGCCGCCAAGATCTTAATAATGAGGGTATTTTGTCCCAATCCCTGGGCCATATCCTGCCCCAAACTGAGCAGGGTAATTTGTTTACCAAGGCTCAAAGAAAGCAATAAACCAATAATTAAATAGGGCAAAACTTGGAGGAGTAAATCAAGATCACGACCCGCCACCGAACCAGCCAACCAAAAGCGAATTTGATCCAAAGTTTGTTGACTGACGATTAAAATGCCGCTGGTCATGGACGCGAGAAAAGCGGTAAAAGAGGCTCCCACCAAGGTCAAATTGAGCGGCGAAGCCCCACCCCGACCCAGGGACGCAAAGCCATAGACTAAAACCGCCGTTAAACCCGCACCTAATAAAGCAAAACCCGCATAAAGATTCAGAGAATTGCCGCCACCAATTAATGTCGCTAACACCACCGCAAAGGCCGCCCCCGCATTTACCCCCAAAATCGCCGGCGAAGCTAAAGGATTTCCGGTAATCCCCTGCATCAGACTCCCTGCAACGGCCAAAGCTGAACCGACCACCAAGGCAATGAGCGATCGCGGTAAACGAACTGTCCGAATTACAAGCTGTTCCGTAGACCCATCAAATTGAAAAATTGACCCATAAATTTCTGCCACAGAAATATCAGCCGCCCCAAAATTCAGACTAGCCAAAAAACTCACCAGAAGTAAGGCAAAGCTGATCAATAAACCTCCCATGAGACGTATCGACCGGGGTAAAAATAAAGCGGAAAAAAAATTGGTTTGGGTCACAACACTTGAAAAATCAACCGAAACGGCATAGGACAAGACTTAGAAAAAATCAGAAATAGGAATATTATTCAACTAATTCCCCTTCATCCCAGGTGCCTTCAATGCGCGTGCCATCGCTGAAGATGTAAACACCGGCCCCTTGGTAAAGATCATTTTGAAAATTGCCTTCGTAGCGATCGCCATCGGCATATTCACAGACCCCTTGGCCGTTGAGCAGATTATCGGCAAACTCCCCTTCGCAGCGATCGCCATTTTGGTAAGTAAAAGTGCCTTGGCCCACAAAGTTACCACCCACAAATTCGCCAGCATATTCATTGCCATTGGCGAGGGTATAAACCCCTTGGCCGGTAATTGCGCCGAGGGCCACTGCTCCGGTGTACTGGCTGCCATCACTAAAGGTAAATGTTCCTTCCCCATCTGGGAGATCGTTTTTTAGCTCGCCTTCATAGCGATCGCCATTGCTATATTCACAGGAACCAGGCCCCGTGAGATTTCCCTCTACAACTGTACCCGTACAGCGATCGCCATTTTGGTAGGTGAAAGTCCCCTCACCGCTGGGTACCCCGGCAACAAATTCGCCAGTATAGCTGCCGCCATCGGTAGTGGTAAAAGTGCCTTGGCCGTGGGGTTGTCCTGCTTCAAATTCGCCTTCGTAGCGATCGCCGTTGCCATATTCACAAGTGACCTGGCCCTGAAGTTGACCTTCCACCAGTTCCCCCTCGCATTGGCCCCCATTCGGTAAAGAGATAGTCACTGCACTGGCGATCGCCCCTGTAAAGAGAGTGCCTAAAGCTGCTAAACCCAAAGAAAAAAATGTCTTGTAAATGACCATAATCTAATTGCAATCTTCAAATATTCAAATAAAGTAATGACTCAAAACATACGAACCAATCAGACCTAACCACCCGTTTCCGATGTGGGTACCGCCTGTTGCTGTTGTTGCTGTTGTTGCTGTTGACGCTGCCGTTCTAGTTCGACTTGGCGTTGACGTTCAGCTTCCGCCTGTCTCTGACGCTCAAGCTCAGCCTGGCGTTGTCTTTCCTGTTCAGCTTGTCTTTGACGCTCCAATTCTGCCTGACGTTGGCGCTCAGCTTCCGCCTGTCTCTGCCTTTCCGCTTCTGCTTGTTGCTGTCGTTCGGCCTCGGCCTGTCTTTGTTGCTCGGCTTCCGCCTGGCGTTGTTGTTCTTGGGCTGCTTGATTCTGTTCTTGACGTTGTTGTTCAGCTTCGGCCTGTTGTTCTTGAGCGGCTTGCTGTTCTTGGGCTTGATTTTCCTGTTGTTCTTGTTGTTGGCGCGCTAATTCCGCCTGGCGTTGACGTTCGGCCTCGGCTTGTCGCTGCCGTTCCAGTTCAGCTTGGCGTTGCTCCTCTGCTTCCGTTTGGCGCTGTTTAGCCTCCCGTTCAAAGTCAGTGCCCGGTTGCGCAAAGTTAATCGCTAAACGTACCCGCCGCTGTTCACCACTGGGACAACGAATGCCCCGGGCAGCGGAGAGGGCCGCCTGATCAAGGGCTGAGTAATTACTAGAGCGCAGGATTCTTGCTTGGGCCACACTGCCATTTGTACTTGTAATCACCTCAACCACAGGTCTTGCCTCAATTCCCCTAGAGGCAAGGGAAGCAGGAAACTGCGGTTGGCTGGGGGCAGAACAACCGGCTCCAGATGCGACAGGGGCCGCAGGAGGATTATTGCTTGGGCGAGTTGGAGCAGACCGTTGAGCTGCTGTTTGATTGCCGGGCCTACCGCTACTGTTTGTGTTGGGATTACCTTGGCGATTTTCGTTCTGCAGGCTGCCACGGAGACCTGCATTATTGGCTGCACTAAGGGGGGCGGAGGAAACACCAGGACTTGTTGGCTTAGAACGGTTCGCTCCGGTTGCCGTGCTCCCAGGCTTTGTGGTGGCATTGCGCTCGGCTCCTGATGCGGCGGCCTGTAGTTGACCCCGCAATGGGTTTGAATTTTCAGGCGATAGGGGAGCAGGGGCATTCTCGGACACCTGAGATTCCGGTTCGGACGCAGATTCCTGGGGTTCTGGCTCAGAGGTCGTTTCCTGAACTTGGGGTTCTGGCGGTGCTTCCTGGGGGCGAACTGTAGGAGCCGCAGCCGTTACCGTTGGCTGGGGGATTGGCACAGGGCTATTGGTCACTGCACTTGGAGCAGGCACACTCGGAGTTGCCGCAGATGTTGGCAGAGTGTCCAGGGGTTCTGGAGGTGTTTCTTCCGTGACTTCCGGCTCTTCAACAGGCGGCGTTTCAGTGACGATAAATTCTAAGGGCGGTTGTTCCGTAGAGACCGTTTCTACCGGGGGTAACCAGCGCAACCCTAACAAAGCCCCTGCGTGGAGGACAACAGAGCCTGTCAACCCGCAGGCCAACCATTTTTTCAGGACTTCTTGTTCATTTTGCCGCTCTTGCTGACAAAGGTCAGACATACTCATGGGGCTTTCCTTACCATCAGTTGCAAAGTTACTGTAAAGCAATCTACAGCTTATCAGTAATAAGAATTTATTTCAATAAAAATTCTTCAACAAAATAAAGTTATTCAAGGATGCTTTAGAAAAATAAAGCGAAAATCAATTGTTAATGGGTTTATTGGTAAATTTCTGGCAAAAATACGGCAATTCTTACAAATTATGTCTTACGTACTAGATTTTTGGATAACTTTAAGTGATTCCATACCTGGAGACTTTCCAAAAAGTTTCCTAACCTGCTACAACTGCAAGACATTACCAGACAAAATAATGCCTCCCTTTCTCAAAGAGAAACATTCTAGAGAGCAAAAGCATAATTTCTGATACTGCTTAAGTCTCCTTCCGTGGGTCAAGGTTTGGTACGAGTTAGTTTTCAAGAAATTCCAAAGATAATAAGTCATCAATGACTGCCTGGGCAGCAAGGGGGCCACTAACAAGCCAATGACCGCCTACCAGATAGACTTGATCTTGTTTGACTGCTCCTAAACGAGACCAGAGTGGAGTATCTGCTAATTTTTTGAGCTGCGCTTGGGACTCTTTTTCAATGCGAGGCTGGTAATCATAAACTACGACAAAAATAATATCCCCATCGGCATCTTGTAAGCGTTCTTGACTAAGAGACATCTGAATTGGGTTTCCTACGATGGCTAAGGCTTGGTTTTGATCTAAATTTTGGGCTGCAGGTCGCCCCAAACCAATATCTGCCAAAATTTGGCCAATAAACGAATCTTTGAGATAAACGCTAATTTTGTCTGGATAGAGACGGATTACTGATACTTCTATTTCTGAACGTTGCTTACCTAGTTGTTGTTTTAGATTGGTAATCTGCCCTTGATAATCTGTGATGACCCGGTTCGCCATTTCGGGTTCCTGGAAGACCTCACCCAATAAACCGAACAATTTCTTGCCAATGGCCACTATTTTGATTGTTGGCGAGAACCGTGGGGGCAATTTGGCTCAGTAAGTCATAGGTCGTTTGTTCTTGGCCATCGGCCAACCCGATAATCAGATCAGGCTTCAGGGCGACAATCTTTTCTAAGTTGAGGGGCCAACCGAGAATTTCGATGTCTGCTAGCTGTGTTTCTAGGTGTAGTAGGACATCCGTTTGGGCAGCTAGGGGCTGGATGTCCATGGCCAAGGCAGATTCTAGGGTTGTTCCTCCTAAGGTTACAATCCGCTGAGGCTCTAGGGGAACGCAGGTTTCTCCCAGGGCGTGTTGCATCAGATGACAGTCTGGGCGCAGATTGGTCTCAACTGAGCGATCGCCAGTGCAACTAGTAATGAACCAGAAGGTTAAAAGTGTGAAAATAATGAATCGCCTTGGTTTGAACATGCAGCCTTATCCACCAAAATTAGAACATTTTCTTTGTTCTACCCATTACCAACTCAGGCGATAACTTGCCGTGAGAGTTCTCCCGGATTCAGCTAAGTTAGATGCTCTTAGAGCCTGTGAGTAGACAGAAGAATATTGATGATCAAATAGATTTTGGACACCGATTTGTAGGGTGCCGCCGCCGAGACTCACACTGCTGATATAGTCCACGACAACATAACCTTCAATTGCCTTAGGATCGACCGGTCTACCACGATCATCAAGGGTTTCAGAGGCGCGATCGCGATCACCGACATATAACAGTTGCAGACGATTATTCCAGCCTGGCAAAGTTTCATGTTGCACATAGGCGGTTAGTTTGAGTGGTTGAATGCTGAAACTATTGAGAGCTTGGAAATCACCATCGTCATTGGGGTCAGATTCCCCCTCGTTCCAACCAACGACGGCCCCAAGTTGCCAGCGATCGCTCGGTTGCCAGTCTACACTCGCTTCTACTCCGTAGATTCTCTCTGGAGCCCGTTGTAGCGTGAGAATACCTCGGTCGTTTTCCACTAATCTGGCACCCAAATCCGAAGTATTGTAAAAACCAGCGAGAGAAAACTGCACCGTATCCCAACGACCACGAAAGCCCAGTTCATACTGATTAACTTTCTGGGGTTGTAGATCATCGATAGAGCCATCAATAGTAAAAGTAGAAGGCGTAGGCGGAAAGCCCAAAAAACTTAAAAAGCGAGGCACAGAAAAACCTTGGGAAAAGTTGGCAAAGGCACTCAACTCAGGCGTCATTTGATATACAGTCCCAACATTGAAAACCGTTGAATCAAAGGTGCGCTCTCCTCCCTCGATAGTCGCTTCAGCCTCATCAAAGCCCGGATCAAAAAAGCGATTAAAATCATCATCATAGAAGGTTACATAGTCATCAACGCTGAACCCAAAACGGTCATAGCGTATCCCACCACTCAACAAAAATTTATCGGTGACATCCCATTGCAACTGTCCAAACAGACCTAAGTTATCAAGATCGTAGGCCGGAGCGAGGTTGTCATATTCATTAATTAATCGTGCGAAAAATGCCGTCTTGATCAAATGCAACAGGATCTGCTTCTTCCGTAACGCTAGCGCCGTTTTTCTGAAATTCAAAATCAGCTCCCCACAATAAATTGGCATTCTCTGCTAGAGGAGTATCAATTTGCAGTTGTCCACCAAATGCCTCTTCCTCGGCCCGAGTTAAAACAATGGCATCAAAGAAGAAATCATTTCTTGCGTCACTGGGAATGCCACTCTGGAAGCTATTACGATAATAGGCCTGAACATCAACTTGGCTATCTAAAAAAAGATTGTCGTGGGTGTAGGTGAGATAGGTGCTTAAACTCCGAATTTCAGGATCCGTAGCACCTGAAAAACCAATAGTGCGGCGGGTTGCGAGGGTTTTGCCATTGGGGTCACTGTTGGGAACAGGGAGAATTTCAATGTCGCGATCATCGGAATTATAGGTAAAGTTAAATTCCAACCGTTGCGCTTCATCAATATCTATCCCCAACTTCGCCAAAAGACCAAGACTCTCTGTGTTATCCAGAGTACGGTTATCCGTCGGAATTAAATCTCCTTCTGCATCGTAAAAATCTCCCGTTGTTGTCCGACTTAGGGAGAGCCGATAGTCAACATTGCCTTCCTTGCCGGAAATGCCATAGCGTAAATCTGTACCAACACTTTCTTCTTCGCCAAAGGCAAGATTATTAAATCCAACTTCAGCTGTAGAAAGAAACTGTTCTTCTTGGGGCCGACGGGTAATGATATTAATCACCCCCCTAGGGCTTCTGCACCATAAATGGCTGTGGGGCCACTGACCACCTCAATGCGTTCGATCTGATCGGGGTCAATATACTCCAATTGAATATTCGGGCTACGATTGGAGCGTTGGGGAATGCCGTCAATTAAAACAGAAAAATCCCGGCCTCGTAGGGTTTGTGCGTTGGCACGATTTGATAGGTTAGGAGCGCCCAGGCCAGGCACGAAGCGAGAGATAATATCAGCAGTGTTGTTACTCACAGCACTTTGTGCTTCGATCTGTTGGCGATTAATAACCGTAATTGAGCGGGGAATATCAAGGGGGTCTTCCTCTGTCCGGGTGGCAGTGACCACTAACTCAATGACCTCTAAGTCTTCAGTTTCTGCCATGGCAGTCACCACATTGAGGCTTAACCCTTGGGGACTTTGGACAATCTCGGCTTGAGGCGCGTTTGTGTCTCCGGTAATCGTTACTTGAAGGGTGTTGGGATCGAGATTGAGAGCTGTTATTTCCGTTATTCCCAGAATAGGATCAACTTCACGAAATGTACTTCTCGATAATTGAGCATTGGGAATAGTCGCAATAATACTATTGCCTTCTTTTACAATGGCAGCTTCTAAGGGGACATTATCTGAAGTATCTAAAATAACTTCTAGTCCGAAATCCGTTGTCAAAACTCGAATATCAATGACGGTGTTCACCTGGGCAAAAACAGGTGCAGTGGCAACGACTGGAGCGATTCCAGCCACAAGCATATGGCTCAGTAAAGTTCTTTTCATGTCTGTCCTCACACAAAACTAAATTGCCCAATCGTGATCTTGGGAAATATCCCCAAGCAACTGTTGCTAAAGAGATTCAATAAGCCTACAGGGTGAAAAGGTAATTTTGGAGGGGTTGACCTCTTTGAAACGGACCCTTAACCTCTTTGAGGCGGACTAAATTTGTTTTTGGGTGCAGTATAAGCTTGGTGCAATTCCAAATTTTTTGCGGAAAGCGGTATTAAAGGAAGTAGGACTGGCATAACCCACGGTCTTTGCGGCGTCTTTAACTTGCATTTGTCCGCTCAAAAGTAATTCTTGTGCTTGCTCAAGACGGCGATCGCGCAAATATCCAAATACTGTAGTGCCAAAGACTTCGCGAAAGCCTTGCTTCAGTTTGCGGTCATTGATGCCGACTAATTTTGCGAGCTCTGTCAGGGAAGGGGGCGTCGATAATCGTTGCAGGAGAATTTCACTCGCTTCATAAATACAGTCAATGTCCTTATTGGGTAACTTGGGAGAAGATTTTCTATGGGTTTGATCAAGTTGATCAATTTGCAGCGAAATTAATTCTAAAATTTTCCCTTCTAAATAGAGTTGTTTTGTTACGCCTTGATATTGACAGTTAAGAATTTGCTGAAGCACCAGTTGAATGATTGGATTAATAGGCAAAGATTTTCGGTAAACCCAATCTTCTGTGGGTGAGCTTAGTCGGTATGCAATTGAATTTTTGGTTGACAAAAAAGGAGAGATTAATCGATTAAAATAATCCACGCCCATATGAATGCTAATGATTAATCGTTTCTCCCGTTCTGGATGTTGCAGGCAGTCTTGGGGAGCAATTCCACCGCTAAAGACAAAACTTTCTCCTGCCTTGATTTCGCCTAATGATGAAATTTGACAACTACCTTGCAGATAAAAACAAAATTCTAAACAATGCTTTCGTTCTGGCAATTTGAGTACCAGAGCATTTTTGGAACGGTAGTTCGTAATTGAGAGGGAAATGTGGGGATTAATCCAAATTTCTTTCTCGATGCCATGACCCAATTGAAAACTATATTGCCAGCTTTTTTCAAAGTTACTATTAATTGAATGCTGCAGGACTGCTGCTTCTTGCATTAATTCCCAATATTGATCTAGTGAAATAACAATAGCCATTAATCAGCAATAGCTCGCGTAAATAGTAACTCTTGCCCAAGATTATACAGGAGATGAATATTTATTGCTATATACTTGCAATAAATTGCGTAAATCATGGTCCCTAAGTTTCTAATTAACGATCTGGTCTATTGGCAAGTAGCGATCGCCGGAAGAAAAAGACCAATAATCAAAACAACTACTGAGCCAACAAAAATTGACGTAACTCTTCTAGGATCAGTTCTGTGCCGAGGGGTCCATTGAGACCATTCCACATCCAGTAAGTTGCGAAATAAACTTGATCTGCTTGGCTGGCAGGTAGGGCTTGGGCGATCGCATTCTCTGCCCAATCTTTCTCAATGCCTGCCGTCTGTGCCGCCAATAATTCATCGGTATTGGCTGTTGAGATATCTTGGTTATTGCCCACATCATAGCCCAAAACAAAAATACGGTCTGCTTCATCCATTGTCGGTAACACTTCCAGGGAAAGAGGTGCATAGTTCAGGGTCGTAGGCGGCGCAATCACTTGAAAGCCCAAACTTTCCATCAATTCACCAAGGTAGCTTTTTGGAGTAATCGCAATAATTTCACCACTGTTAAGACGACTAGCACCCAGGAGCAGGGCTTTGGGTGCGGCTTCGATGGCGACACTTAGATCACTACGGGCTTCGGCAACGAGGTCATCATAACGGGCGATCGCCGCTGTCTCTTTTTCTGGACTGCCAAGGGCTAAGGCCAAGGCTTGGATATTTTTTTGCCACTGTCCTTCCTTGGTGCGAATATCCCAGAGCAACGTCGGCGCAATTTGGGAAAGCAGTTTATAGTTGTCCTGATTACGCCCCCCTTCGCCAACGATGAGATCCGGTTTTAACCGGGTCAAGACTTCTAGGGAGGGTTGACTAGAATCACCAACATTAACGGGCTGAGTCGTTACAAATTGGCCAAGGTAGGGGATCTGGGCCTCAGGGTTATCAAAGGTTTCTAGGTGAGCAAAGGCATTGACACTCCCAAGTCCCGCTGGTTGACGTCCCAGGGAAAGCAACAAATCGAGCGAATGGTCCCCCAGTACCACTACTTTTTGCGGTGTACCACAGACCGTTGTGGAGCCCATCAGATGGGGTACTTCCCGACAATCGGTAGCAACGGGAGTCTCCGGCATTTCGCCAGCACAAGCCCCCAGCAAAATCACAATTAAGAAGCCGCACACACTCAGCAGCCAATAGGGTAATTGAAAAAATCGCAGCATAAATCGATTGTTGCGCCCCCAGCGCGAATAAAATCTACCAAAAATGTTTTTAGAACTCAACCGCGAGGGTACCCAGAACCGTAAAGCCTTCGCCAGGATACACTTCAAAGCGATTATTGCGGGTGCCTGTGATGTGCTCGACATCAAAGAGATTGCGGAAATTTAAAGCCGCCCGCCAGTTGTCCTGTCGGTAGGCGATCGCCGCATTAGTGAGGAAATAATCCCCTAGGCTAAAGCTGTTGTTGAGATCCCCGAAGCGATCGCCCACATAGTTCACGCCGACTCCAAAACTCAGCCCCTTAAGCGACCCCGTTTGCAACTCGTAGGTCGTCCAAAGATTAGCGCTATGGTAAGGGGAATTGATCAGACGATTTCCCGCTTGACCATCATTGTTCGCCGTCACCCGGGCGTCGGTATAAGCATAGTTCGCCACGATTTTCCAGCCGGGGAGAATTTCCCCCATCACATCCAGTTCAATCCCTTGGCTACGTTGCTGACCTGCGTTGATCGAAAAACCAATATTGTCCGGATCCGAGGTGGCAACATTATTTTTACGGATATCAAAATAGGCCAAATTAGCAACTAAGGCTCCTTCTAGTGCCTCGGCCCGCACCCCAACTTCAAACTGCTCTCCCACTTCGGGCGGTAATGTATCCCCATCGACATTTGTGCCACTGTTAGGCGCAAAAGACTGACTATAACTGGTATAGAGAGAAATCGGTTCAATAGGACGGTAAACCACTCCTAGGCGAGGCACAAAAGCATCATCATTCTGAGTTGTTTCAGTGAGTGAGGTAGGATTCACAACACGTTGGGAAACGGTGTCATAGCGTAGCCCTGCCAAAATATGGAGGCGATCGCCAATATCCATCTGATCCTGAAGATAAATACCAACCGCATTAATATAAGTATCTCCAAAACGAATAATGGGTTGGGTCTCAAAATCTGGCTGTGGCACTACGCCATAAACTGGATTAAAAATATTTTGAGTAAAGTATGAATCTGGCCCAAAACCACGCAGTTTGTTCCCTAACTGATTTCGATGAATATAATCCACGCCCATCAGTACCGTATGGTCAACTGCTCCTGTGGAAAATTCCCCAACGACATTCGTTTGCACAGCGTAGGTACTACTGGGTTGATCCAGTTGAATATAGCTCCGGTCTAGATCGCCAGTGGTGGGATCAAAGCCTAACGTAAATGAAGACTCAAAAATGGTGTTGTAGGCAATGTAGTTAAACCCATTCCGCACTTTCCAGTTGTCACTAAAGCGGTGCTCAAACTCATACCCTGTGCGCCAGTAGGTCGCTTCGTTAATATCATCAAGCTGACTCAAGTTTCGATCAAAGGGGATGTCTGCCACGCTATCCCCAATTGCCACCAGGCCTGTATCATAGGGCCGCTGGTCAGCGGAATATTCCACAAACAGATCTAAATCCGTGCGATCGCCAATCTGCCAAGTCAGTGTTGGGGCGATAAAAGTCCGTTCTAGATCAACATTAAAATTTCGATAGTAATCGCTGTTCCGGTAGAGGGCATTTAGGCGGTAGAGCAAGTTACCATCCTCATTTAAGGGGCCTGACAGATCCACCCCCACCGCAACCTGATTTCGATTACCCAGCTCCAGAGTTGCCTCATAGACCGGTTCAGACAGAGGTTTTTCACTGACTAGGTTAATGACCCCACCCGGCTCCGAGACCCCATAGAGAATTGCGGCTGGCCCCTTCAATACCTCAACTTGTTCGATATTTGCCAGCTCAGGATAACCAATGTTGCCACTGAAGCCGAAGGTCGGCCGAAAACCATCCCATAATACCGAAGCACTATCAAAACCTCGCACCACGAACCGTTGTCCCCGCGCATCCGCCGAATTTTGTAGAACACCACTGGCATTGCGCAAGGCATCATCGAGGCTACTTACCCCTTGATCTGCCAAAATAGCTTTGGGAATCACCTGAATTGATTGGGGAATTTCTGCGAGGGGAGTATCAGTACGGGTTGCTGTTGTCGCTTCACTGACAGTGTAGCTATTCGCCGTCCTATCTGCCGTGACCACAAGCTCTAAATTTTCCGCAATTGATTCATCCGGCGTAACCTCAAGAATAAGTTGTTTGCCCTCTAATCGTGGTGCTACCATCGGCGGCGCTGTTAGACCCGTAATGATAAGTTGTCCACCACC from Picosynechococcus sp. PCC 7002 encodes:
- a CDS encoding ABC transporter substrate-binding protein, translating into MQHALGETCVPLEPQRIVTLGGTTLESALAMDIQPLAAQTDVLLHLETQLADIEILGWPLNLEKIVALKPDLIIGLADGQEQTTYDLLSQIAPTVLANNQNSGHWQEIVRFIG
- a CDS encoding TonB-dependent receptor — encoded protein: MHLIKTAFFARLINEYDNLAPAYDLDNLGLFGQLQWDVTDKFLLSGGIRYDRFGFSVDDYVTFYDDDFNRFFDPGFDEAEATIEGGERTFDSTVFNVGTVYQMTPELSAFANFSQGFSVPRFLSFLGFPPTPSTFTIDGSIDDLQPQKVNQYELGFRGRWDTVQFSLAGFYNTSDLGARLVENDRGILTLQRAPERIYGVEASVDWQPSDRWQLGAVVGWNEGESDPNDDGDFQALNSFSIQPLKLTAYVQHETLPGWNNRLQLLYVGDRDRASETLDDRGRPVDPKAIEGYVVVDYISSVSLGGGTLQIGVQNLFDHQYSSVYSQALRASNLAESGRTLTASYRLSW
- a CDS encoding FecCD family ABC transporter permease; translation: MGGLLISFALLLVSFLASLNFGAADISVAEIYGSIFQFDGSTEQLVIRTVRLPRSLIALVVGSALAVAGSLMQGITGNPLASPAILGVNAGAAFAVVLATLIGGGNSLNLYAGFALLGAGLTAVLVYGFASLGRGGASPLNLTLVGASFTAFLASMTSGILIVSQQTLDQIRFWLAGSVAGRDLDLLLQVLPYLIIGLLLSLSLGKQITLLSLGQDMAQGLGQNTLIIKILAAVCVLLLAGGSVAIAGPIGFVGLIVPHMTRFLVGTEYRWILPYAAAMGGILLLWADILARLLIQPQELPVGLVMPLIGAPFFIYLIRAKVKR
- a CDS encoding energy transducer TonB → MSMSDLCQQERQNEQEVLKKWLACGLTGSVVLHAGALLGLRWLPPVETVSTEQPPLEFIVTETPPVEEPEVTEETPPEPLDTLPTSAATPSVPAPSAVTNSPVPIPQPTVTAAAPTVRPQEAPPEPQVQETTSEPEPQESASEPESQVSENAPAPLSPENSNPLRGQLQAAASGAERNATTKPGSTATGANRSKPTSPGVSSAPLSAANNAGLRGSLQNENRQGNPNTNSSGRPGNQTAAQRSAPTRPSNNPPAAPVASGAGCSAPSQPQFPASLASRGIEARPVVEVITSTNGSVAQARILRSSNYSALDQAALSAARGIRCPSGEQRRVRLAINFAQPGTDFEREAKQRQTEAEEQRQAELERQRQAEAERQRQAELARQQQEQQENQAQEQQAAQEQQAEAEQQRQEQNQAAQEQQRQAEAEQQRQAEAERQQQAEAERQRQAEAERQRQAELERQRQAEQERQRQAELERQRQAEAERQRQVELERQRQQQQQQQQQQAVPTSETGG
- a CDS encoding MORN repeat-containing protein, whose product is MVIYKTFFSLGLAALGTLFTGAIASAVTISLPNGGQCEGELVEGQLQGQVTCEYGNGDRYEGEFEAGQPHGQGTFTTTDGGSYTGEFVAGVPSGEGTFTYQNGDRCTGTVVEGNLTGPGSCEYSNGDRYEGELKNDLPDGEGTFTFSDGSQYTGAVALGAITGQGVYTLANGNEYAGEFVGGNFVGQGTFTYQNGDRCEGEFADNLLNGQGVCEYADGDRYEGNFQNDLYQGAGVYIFSDGTRIEGTWDEGELVE
- a CDS encoding AMIN domain-containing protein — protein: MKRTLLSHMLVAGIAPVVATAPVFAQVNTVIDIRVLTTDFGLEVILDTSDNVPLEAAIVKEGNSIIATIPNAQLSRSTFREVDPILGITEITALNLDPNTLQVTITGDTNAPQAEIVQSPQGLSLNVVTAMAETEDLEVIELVVTATRTEEDPLDIPRSITVINRQQIEAQSAVSNNTADIISRFVPGLGAPNLSNRANAQTLRGRDFSVLIDGIPQRSNRSPNIQLEYIDPDQIERIEVVSGPTAIYGAEALGG
- a CDS encoding ABC transporter substrate-binding protein, translating into MAIGKKLFGLLGEVFQEPEMANRVITDYQGQITNLKQQLGKQRSEIEVSVIRLYPDKISVYLKDSFIGQILADIGLGRPAAQNLDQNQALAIVGNPIQMSLSQERLQDADGDIIFVVVYDYQPRIEKESQAQLKKLADTPLWSRLGAVKQDQVYLVGGHWLVSGPLAAQAVIDDLLSLEFLEN
- a CDS encoding FecCD family ABC transporter permease; its protein translation is MSKTPLTFRPNFLPFSLQLDRRVPLAIAFLFISTLAAMIISLGVGEFFIPPLEILQTLLGFNGDSDASFVLLTLRLPRILVAWLVGVGLAIAGTIIQSLTRNPLAEPGIIGINSGAALAAVSLIVIFPGVSVAVLPLAAFGGALAVTVLIYLIAWQGGSSPLRLILVGIGFNLIAAALTNLLVTFGNINQVSQALVWLAGSVYGRSWEQAIALVPWIVIGSSVAWLMSKELNGFHLGDDLAQGLGVSIEVRRGLLILVSTALAGASVATAGAIGFVGLVAPHIARQWVGNVHQGLLPTAALMGGCLVVVADLIGRVLFAPLELPCGIITAILGAPYFLYLLIKQR